The following are encoded together in the Dama dama isolate Ldn47 chromosome 27, ASM3311817v1, whole genome shotgun sequence genome:
- the SLC14A1 gene encoding urea transporter 1 isoform X1: MNGRSLIGAADDAYPGPLWRGPFGKKTGEAAYRGSPWLTLALVQGPAEQEPEETSMDDNPTAVKLDQGGNQAPQGRGRRRFPKALGYITGDMKEFANWLKDKPQALQFVDWVLRGISQVVFVSNPISGILILVGLLVQNPWCALNGCVGTVVSTLTALLLSQDRSAIAAGLQGYNATLVGILMTIYSDKGNYFWWLLFPVSAMSMTCPIFSSALSSVFSKWDLPVFTLPFNMALSMYLSATGHYNPFFPSTLITPVTSVPNVTWPDLSALQLLKSLPVGVGQIYGCDNPWTGAIFLGAILLSSPLMCLHAAIGSLLGIIAGLSLSAPFENIYAGLWGFNSSLACIAIGGTFMALTWQTHLLALACALFTAYLGASMSHLMAVVGLPSCTWPFCLATLLFLLLTTKNPDIYKMPISKVTYPEENRIFYLQSRKRTVQGSL, translated from the exons atgaaTGGACGGTCTTTGATTGGCGCTGCTGATGATGCCTATCCTGGTCCTCTTTGGAGGGGCCCTTTTGGAAAAAAAACTGGTGAGGCAGCATACAGAGGCTCCCCCTGGCTAACCTTGGCCCTGGTCCAGGGGCCGGCAGAACAG GAGCCAGAAGAGACATCCATGGATGACAACCCCACTGCAGTTAAATTGGACCAGGGTGGAAATCAGGCTCCACAAGGTCGAGGCAGAAGACGCTTCCCCAAGGCACTTGGCTATATCACTGGTGACATGAAAGAATTTGCCAACTGGCTTAAAG ATAAACCCCAGGCTCTCCAGTTCGTCGACTGGGTTCTTCGGGGGATATCCCAAGTTGTGTTTGTCAGCAACCCCATCAGTGGAATCCTGATTCTGGTGGGACTCCTGGTCCAGAATCCCTGGTGTGCCCTCAATGGCTGTGTGGGAACAGTGGTCTCCACCCTGACAGCACTGTTACTTAGTCAGGACAG GTCCGCCATTGCAGCAGGGCTCCAGGGCTACAACGCTACCCTGGTGGGGATCCTCATGACTATCTATTCAGACAAGGGAAACTATTTCTGGTGGCTGTTATTCCCTGTATCTGCTATGTCCATGACTTG tCCAATTTTCTCAAGTGCATTGAGCTCCGTGTTCAGCAAATGGGACCTCCCTGTCTTCACTCTGCCCTTCAATATGGCATTGTCAATGTACCTTTCTGCCACGGGACATTACAATCCATTTTTCCCAAGCACCTTGATCACACCTGTCACCTCAGTTCCCAATGTCACCTGGCCTGACCTCAGTGCCCTGCAG TTGCTGAAGTCCCTGCCTGTGGGTGTGGGTCAGATATATGGCTGTGATAATCCATGGACAGGGGCCATCTTCCTAGGTGccatcctcctctcctccccactcaTGTGCCTGCACGCTGCGATCGGGTCCTTGCTGGGGATAATAGCAG GACTCAGTCTTTCAGCTCCATTTGAGAACATCTACGCTGGACTCTGGGGTTTCAACAGCTCTCTAGCTTGCATTGCAATTGGAGGAACGTTCATGGCACTCACCTGGCAAACCCACCTCCTGGCTCTTGCCTGTG CCCTGTTCACTGCCTACCTAGGAGCCAGCATGTCACACCTCATGGCTGTG GTCGGATTGCCATCTTGCACCTGGCCCTTCTGTTTGGCCACACTACTGTTCCTCCTGCTGACCACAAAAAACCCCGACATCTACAAGATGCCCATCAGTAAAGTCACTTATCCTGAGGAAAACCGCATCTTCTACCTACAATCCAGGAAAAGGACGGTTCAAGGCTCTTTGTGA
- the SLC14A1 gene encoding urea transporter 1 isoform X2, which translates to MDDNPTAVKLDQGGNQAPQGRGRRRFPKALGYITGDMKEFANWLKDKPQALQFVDWVLRGISQVVFVSNPISGILILVGLLVQNPWCALNGCVGTVVSTLTALLLSQDRSAIAAGLQGYNATLVGILMTIYSDKGNYFWWLLFPVSAMSMTCPIFSSALSSVFSKWDLPVFTLPFNMALSMYLSATGHYNPFFPSTLITPVTSVPNVTWPDLSALQLLKSLPVGVGQIYGCDNPWTGAIFLGAILLSSPLMCLHAAIGSLLGIIAGLSLSAPFENIYAGLWGFNSSLACIAIGGTFMALTWQTHLLALACALFTAYLGASMSHLMAVVGLPSCTWPFCLATLLFLLLTTKNPDIYKMPISKVTYPEENRIFYLQSRKRTVQGSL; encoded by the exons ATGGATGACAACCCCACTGCAGTTAAATTGGACCAGGGTGGAAATCAGGCTCCACAAGGTCGAGGCAGAAGACGCTTCCCCAAGGCACTTGGCTATATCACTGGTGACATGAAAGAATTTGCCAACTGGCTTAAAG ATAAACCCCAGGCTCTCCAGTTCGTCGACTGGGTTCTTCGGGGGATATCCCAAGTTGTGTTTGTCAGCAACCCCATCAGTGGAATCCTGATTCTGGTGGGACTCCTGGTCCAGAATCCCTGGTGTGCCCTCAATGGCTGTGTGGGAACAGTGGTCTCCACCCTGACAGCACTGTTACTTAGTCAGGACAG GTCCGCCATTGCAGCAGGGCTCCAGGGCTACAACGCTACCCTGGTGGGGATCCTCATGACTATCTATTCAGACAAGGGAAACTATTTCTGGTGGCTGTTATTCCCTGTATCTGCTATGTCCATGACTTG tCCAATTTTCTCAAGTGCATTGAGCTCCGTGTTCAGCAAATGGGACCTCCCTGTCTTCACTCTGCCCTTCAATATGGCATTGTCAATGTACCTTTCTGCCACGGGACATTACAATCCATTTTTCCCAAGCACCTTGATCACACCTGTCACCTCAGTTCCCAATGTCACCTGGCCTGACCTCAGTGCCCTGCAG TTGCTGAAGTCCCTGCCTGTGGGTGTGGGTCAGATATATGGCTGTGATAATCCATGGACAGGGGCCATCTTCCTAGGTGccatcctcctctcctccccactcaTGTGCCTGCACGCTGCGATCGGGTCCTTGCTGGGGATAATAGCAG GACTCAGTCTTTCAGCTCCATTTGAGAACATCTACGCTGGACTCTGGGGTTTCAACAGCTCTCTAGCTTGCATTGCAATTGGAGGAACGTTCATGGCACTCACCTGGCAAACCCACCTCCTGGCTCTTGCCTGTG CCCTGTTCACTGCCTACCTAGGAGCCAGCATGTCACACCTCATGGCTGTG GTCGGATTGCCATCTTGCACCTGGCCCTTCTGTTTGGCCACACTACTGTTCCTCCTGCTGACCACAAAAAACCCCGACATCTACAAGATGCCCATCAGTAAAGTCACTTATCCTGAGGAAAACCGCATCTTCTACCTACAATCCAGGAAAAGGACGGTTCAAGGCTCTTTGTGA